A genomic region of Verrucomicrobiia bacterium contains the following coding sequences:
- a CDS encoding histidinol-phosphatase HisJ family protein: MPDATLTSVTLRIATMANYIDSLAMHLETQAMALPPDLHMHTPLCRHARGEPVDYARHAASVGLREIGFSDHSPMRDPDFDDWRMRADQLDEYVEKVERARREVPAIKIRLALEVDYLPGQEDWIRELAQRHPWDYLIGSVHYVSDTWAIDNPHMLSEWKQRDADEVWTCYFERLMQAAGTGFFEILAHADLPKKFGHRPTRDCSRLYQGLIASAKRHACAIELNTAGLRKECREIYPSREILTLAQSGQVAITFGSDAHAPEEVGMNFNDAVALARSVGYDSCCTFEKRARHILPLPA; encoded by the coding sequence ATGCCTGACGCCACCCTCACCTCCGTTACGCTTCGCATAGCGACCATGGCGAATTACATCGACTCGCTTGCGATGCATTTGGAAACTCAGGCCATGGCATTGCCCCCGGATCTGCACATGCATACACCGCTCTGCCGCCACGCGCGCGGCGAGCCTGTGGATTACGCGCGTCATGCCGCGTCCGTGGGACTTCGCGAAATCGGGTTTTCAGATCATTCACCCATGCGCGACCCCGACTTCGACGACTGGCGCATGCGCGCGGATCAACTCGACGAATACGTTGAGAAGGTGGAACGAGCGCGGCGGGAAGTTCCCGCGATCAAGATTCGTCTCGCGCTGGAAGTCGACTACCTTCCCGGACAGGAGGATTGGATCCGCGAACTCGCCCAGCGGCATCCGTGGGATTACCTGATCGGCTCAGTCCATTATGTGTCGGACACGTGGGCCATCGACAACCCGCACATGCTTTCAGAATGGAAACAGCGCGACGCGGATGAAGTCTGGACGTGCTATTTCGAGCGGCTGATGCAAGCGGCAGGGACGGGCTTTTTTGAGATTCTCGCCCACGCTGACCTTCCCAAGAAATTTGGCCATCGCCCCACTCGTGATTGTTCCCGCCTTTACCAGGGCCTCATCGCTTCGGCAAAACGGCATGCGTGCGCCATCGAACTGAACACGGCGGGCCTCCGCAAGGAATGCCGGGAGATTTACCCAAGCCGCGAAATTCTCACGCTGGCCCAATCCGGGCAGGTCGCCATCACATTTGGGTCAGACGCGCATGCTCCCGAGGAAGTCGGCATGAACTTCAACGATGCGGTCGCACTCGCGCGCTCGGTGGGTTATGACAGTTGCTGCACGTTCGAAAAAAGGGCGCGGCACATCCTGCCGCTGCCAGCCTAG